In Eupeodes corollae chromosome 3, idEupCoro1.1, whole genome shotgun sequence, a single genomic region encodes these proteins:
- the LOC129951645 gene encoding UDP-glycosyltransferase UGT5-like, producing the protein MSCGIKIVLACFVLATLISSNESARILGFFPTPSKSHLIIHSSVAKALAEQGHDVTVVSTHKCTHKNPPYRYFQIDVPGFSQKEFSNFITNPPPIHKRFFVLNDILNHYANTSLHQPQMQKLMAEESFDLVILGYFFNEFLLGVPAHFKCPVILSFMIRTVTQLNQLVGNPEEVAYVPSVVAQGKQPFGFFDRVKNFLIVNIVEKLIMENLQMWYQADLYNQNFPADKYPSFKDMLKNVSLVMSNHYFIQGPIRPHVPAVIEIGGIQIKSKPDPLPEDLKSILDNATEHGVVYFSLGSNVQGSTLEPAKLQAIFNALAKLPQKVLWKWGDSEVPGHSPNIIFKNWLPQDDILPHPNVRLFITHGGQGSVVESTFHGVPMVGIPIFGDQIMNMDGVVKQGFGLAVDYKTFTEEDLSSLIDQVLNDRKYKENIQKFATLYKDRPLNAQETAVFWAEYVLRHHGAPHMQSPAVHLNAFQLHSIDVIGFLLACLYIVFRINKFIFLFVKSKIWKVKSKKE; encoded by the exons ATGTCGTGTGGAATAAAAATAGTGCTTGCGTGTTTCGTATTAGCTACGCTAATATCGTCAAACGAATCAGCCCGAATTCTCGGCTTCTTCCCAACACCCTCAAAGAGCCATTTGATCATTCATAGTTCAGTTGCAAAGGCCTTGGCCGAACAAGGACACGATGTCACAGTCGTTTCAACACACAAATGTACCCACAAAAATCCACCTTACCGATATTTTCAAATCGATGTTCCTGGATTCTCACAAAAGGAATTTTCCAATTTCATCACCAATCCTCCTCCAATCCACAAACGATTCTTCGTTCTAAATGATATTTTGAATCATTATGCCAACACGAGTTTGCATCAACCTCAGATGCAGAAACTTATGGCTGAAGAATCCTTCGACTTGGTTATCCTGGGATATTTCTTCAATGAATTCTTGTTGGGTGTGCCGGCTCATTTCAAATGTCCAGTGATACTGTCATTTATGATTCGAACAGTGACACAATTGAATCAATTGGTTGGCAATCCTGAAGAAGTTGCTTATGTTCCAAGTGTTGTTGCTCAGGGCAAACAACCCTTTGGATTCTTTGACAGAGtgaaaaatttcctgattgtgAATATAGTTGAGAAGTTGATAATGGAGAATTTACAAATGTGGTACCAGGCTGATTTATACAA TCAAAATTTCCCAGCCGATAAGTATCCATCTTTCAAGGATATGTTGAAGAATGTCTCCCTTGTTATGAGCAACCATTACTTCATCCAGGGTCCAATCCGTCCACATGTTCCAGCTGTTATCGAAATTGGTGGAATTCAGATCAAAAGCAAACCAGATCCTTTGCCAGAG GACCTCAAGTCAATTTTGGACAATGCCACCGAACACGGAGTCGTATACTTCAGTCTGGGATCGAACGTTCAAGGCAGCACCTTGGAACCGGCTAAATTACAGGCCATCTTCAATGCCCTTGCCAAACTCCCACAAAAAGTTCTCTGGAAATGGGGTGATTCCGAAGTGCCTGGACACTCTCCAAACATCATCTTCAAGAACTGGCTGCCCCAAGACGATATCCTTCCCCATCCCAATGTAAGGCTTTTCATAACCCACGGTGGTCAGGGTAGTGTTGTTGAGTCAACATTCCATGGAGTGCCTATGGTTGGTATCCCTATATTCGGTGATCAAATTATGAACATGGACGGTGTTGTCAAGCAAGGATTCGGCTTGGCCGTCGATTATAAGACATTTACTGAAGAGGATTTAAGTAGTCTCATCGATCAAGTCCTGAATGATCGGAAGTACAAGGAAAATATACAGAAATTCGCAACACTCTACAAAGATCGACCATTGAATGCCCAGGAAACAGCAGTCTTCTGGGCCGAGTATGTCCTTAGACATCATGGTGCCCCACATATGCAAAGTCCTGCGGTACATTTGAATGCATTCCAATTGCATTCCATCGAtgttattggatttttattggCTTGCCTCTACATTGTGTTCAGAATTAACAAATTCATCTTTTTGTTCGTGAAATCAAAGATTTGGAAGGTAAAGAGTAAAAAGGAATAA
- the LOC129949017 gene encoding UDP-glycosyltransferase UGT5-like has protein sequence MLSIKLVFSCVLLTTFLVASGDSKKILAFFPTPSKSHLIIHGAIAEALAEHGHDVTVVTTIPWTSKQQPQLRHIQLKTVPKFSVDNFAQAADNPLPWYKRLTQFIEMMTDYAENSLKDPAMKQLMKDESFDVVVLGYFTNDFLLGVAGHFKCPVVLSFQVRPVGQVNDLLGNPQEISYVPSLMGGGTQPMGFVDRLKNFVFVGFIEGVVLKNLIDWFQADAYK, from the coding sequence ATGCTGTCAATTAAGTTAGTGTTTTCGTGTGTtcttttgactacttttttagtAGCCAGTGGTGATTCTAAGAAAATTCTTGCATTCTTTCCGACACCCTCCAAAAGTCACCTTATAATTCATGGAGCCATTGCTGAAGCTCTCGCCGAACATGGACATGATGTAACTGTTGTCACCACCATCCCCTGGACATCAAAGCAGCAGCCTCAACTTCGTCATATTCAACTTAAAACTGTTCCAAAATTCTCTGTGGACAATTTTGCTCAAGCTGCTGATAATCCATTGCCTTGGTATAAACGCTTAACGCAATTCATCGAAATGATGACCGATTATGCGGAGAACAGCTTAAAGGATCCAGCAATGAAACAGCTGATGAAAGATGAATCCTTCGATGTTGTTGTTTTGGGATATTTTACCAATGATTTTCTATTGGGTGTTGCTGGACATTTCAAATGTCCTGTAGTCTTATCGTTTCAAGTGCGTCCAGTTGGACAGGTTAATGATTTGTTGGGGAATCCTCAAGAGATAAGTTATGTTCCGAGTTTAATGGGTGGCGGAACACAACCCATGGGATTTGTTGACAGACTTAAGAACTTCGTTTTTGTGGGTTTTATTGAGGGTGTGGTGCTCAAGAATCTAATAGACTGGTTTCAAGCTGATGCATACAagtaa